One genomic window of Salvia miltiorrhiza cultivar Shanhuang (shh) chromosome 4, IMPLAD_Smil_shh, whole genome shotgun sequence includes the following:
- the LOC131023049 gene encoding protein FAR1-RELATED SEQUENCE 5-like, with protein sequence MGGSNSHTQNDDSLSVNVEQRSENTLQIMSSAQGDLDNICGSLVGEKHEDIEKLMKLYSNHAKKGLRKNASNVNEVRKKIVLTTRTDCKAFFRIKLSTSDEGLYEVKEHVLEHNHPLTREELSYMHRSNRTISDENVVIIEDMLSSGIGATDAYRYMAQEAGGEDMIGYTKRDCINYVNMLKILTIEGGDAQTLLNILEDQSAENDDFFYRVRLDEDGRLSHVFWRDSMMKDDFTIFGDVMVFDTTYRTNKYNLICAPFVGLNNYKKNVMFGCAFLSNEKIETFVWLFETFKKSMGGQSPISLFTDQDLAMSKAIEKVFPQTRHRLCIWHLHQNAQSHLGKLKSDKTFYDAFQRCITGCIDSYDFEECWKAMVENHNLQNNSWIQRLYELREKWSNAFNKEYFSVGILSSQRSESTNHALGFKAKKTTNLTEFYGLFKQTIERWRSNELSDEFQCIRGQPTTVLPMTGIIKQASKVYTLTVFKDFEKQFMRCLAGSFSFLSEEYDFKLYQVKDGQHTYQVSFYNVMNTLVTCTCNLFEECGMLCSHCLRILLTHSIDKIPDCYINKRWTKLAKQALWDKNVEQQSKSAQPWRHQFVKNCLNLALQVQDNENARRLVEDGLESIRLAALQEMKNTMSETNEAQDLEACSESSISVKDPKKSVTKGRKQRIKGHLEKNTKKKRKNGILDITFWTGIKIVALQ encoded by the exons ATGGGGGGATCTAATTCACATACTCAAAATGATGATTCATTAAGTGTGAATGTGGAACAACGGAGTGAAAATACTTTACAAATCATGTCAAGTgctcaag GTGATCTTGATAATATTTGTGGATCTTTGGTTGGTGAAAAACACGAGGATATTGAAAAACTCATGAAGTTGTACTCAAATCATGCTAAAAAAG GATTAAGAAAAAATGCTAGCAATGTAAATGAGGTTAGAAAGAAAATTGTACTTACAACAAGGACTGATTGCAAAGCTTTTTTTAGGATTAAACTGAGTACTAGTGATGAAGGTTTGTATGAGGTGAAAGAACATGTGTTGGAGCATAATCATCCACTAACTAGAGAAGAGTTAAGCTATATGCATCGTTCTAATAGAACAATTAGCGATGAAAATGTTGTCATTATTGAAGATATGTTATCATCTGGGATAGGAGCCACTGATGCTTATAGATATATGGCGCAAGAAGCAGGGGGTGAGGATATGATTGGCTATACAAAGAGAGACTGTATAAACTATGTAAATATGCTGAAAATCTTAACAATAGAAGGAGGTGATGCTCAAACACTTTTGAACATTTTAGAAGATCAATCTGCTGAAAATGATGACTTCTTTTATAGAGTGCGATTAGATGAAGATGGTAGATTAAGTCATGTGTTTTGGAGGGACTCCATGATGAAGGATGACTTCACAATCTTTGGAGATGTTATGGTGTTTGATACTACCTATAGAACCAACAAATACAACCTAATTTGTGCGCCATTTGTTGGATTGAATAATTACAAGAAAAATGTTATGTTTGGCTGTGCATTTTTGTCAAATGAAAAGATTGAAACTTTTGTGTGGTTGTTTGAGACTTTCAAGAAGAGCATGGGGGGTCAAAGTCCTATATCATTGTTTACAGATCAGGACTTGGCAATGAGTAAAGCAATTGAGAAGGTGTTTCCACAGACAAGGCACAGATTGTGCATTTGGCATCTACATCAAAATGCACAATCTCATTTGGGAAAACTAAAAAGTGATAAGACTTTTTATGATGCATTTCAAAGATGTATAACTGGCTGCATTGATTCATATGATTTTGAGGAATGTTGGAAAGCAATGGTTGAAAATCATAACTTGCAAAACAACTCGTGGATTCAGAGATTATATGAGTTAAGAGAAAAGTGGTCTAATGCTTTCAACAAAGAATACTTCTCTGTAGGAATTCTTTCATCTCAAAGAAGTGAAAGCACTAACCATGCATTAGGATTTAAAGCAAAAAAGACTACAAACTTGACTGAATTTTATGGACTGTTCAAGCAGACCATAGAACGTTGGAGATCCAATGAATTGAGTGATGAATTCCAGTGTATAAGAGGTCAACCAACGACGGTATTACCTATGACTGGAATAATAAAGCAAGCTTCCAAGGTATACACTCTTACAGTTTTTAAGGATTTTGAAAAGCAATTTATGAGATGTCTTGCTGGTAGTTTTTCTTTTCTAAGTGAAGAATATGATTTCAAGCTTTATCAAGTGAAAGATGGACAACATACATACCAAGTTAGTTTTTATAATGTGATGAATACTTTAGTGACTTGCACTTGCAACTTGTTCGAGGAATGCGGGATGTTATGTAGTCATTGTTTGAGGATACTACTCACTCATTCAATAGACAAAATACCAGACTGCTACATAAACAAGAGGTGGACAAAGCTTGCAAAACAAGCACTATGGGATAAAAATGTTGAGCAACAAAGTAAAAGTGCTCAACCTTGGAGGCATCAATTTGTGAAAAACTGCTTGAATCTAGCTCTACAAGTCCAAGACAATGAGAATGCAAGAAGACTTGTTGAAGATGGGTTAGAATCTATAAGATTAGCAGCACTTCAAGAGATGAAGAATACTATGTCAGAAACAAATGAAGCTCAAGATTTAGAGGCATGCTCTGAATCTAGTATAAGTGTTAAAGATCCTAAAAAATCAGTGACAAAGGGACGGAAACAAAGGATCAAAGGACACTTGGAGAAAAAtacaaagaagaaaagaaagaat GGTATATTGGATATAACATTCTGGACAGGTATTAAAATTGTTGCTTTACagtaa